The proteins below are encoded in one region of Thioalkalivibrio sp. K90mix:
- a CDS encoding 50S ribosomal protein L25/general stress protein Ctc, giving the protein MSMSFTIEAEKRDEQGSSASRRLRRAGKLPAILYGGENDAQPITLDHNAMVHNLKHDAFYSHILTVKLDGKSEKAILRDVQRHPFKPTIYHVDLLRVSANQPIRVHVPLHFHNEEECKGVKLGGGMVSRMLNDIEVECLPGDLPESIDIDVAEMDVGDTIHISELKLPKGVESVALMHGDDYDYAVVSVLLPRAAKAEEEDGEEVEAAEAEGGEEAASGDEGESEDKE; this is encoded by the coding sequence ATGAGCATGAGTTTTACCATTGAAGCCGAAAAGCGGGACGAGCAGGGATCGAGTGCGAGCCGCCGCCTGCGTCGCGCCGGCAAGCTGCCCGCCATCCTGTACGGTGGCGAGAATGACGCGCAGCCGATCACCCTCGACCACAACGCGATGGTGCACAACCTGAAGCATGATGCGTTCTACTCGCACATCCTGACGGTCAAGCTGGATGGCAAGAGCGAGAAGGCGATCCTGCGCGACGTGCAGCGTCACCCGTTCAAGCCGACCATCTATCACGTTGACCTGCTGCGTGTGTCCGCGAACCAGCCGATCCGCGTGCATGTGCCGCTGCACTTCCACAACGAGGAAGAGTGCAAGGGCGTGAAGCTGGGTGGTGGCATGGTCAGCCGTATGCTGAACGACATCGAAGTCGAGTGCCTGCCGGGCGACCTGCCCGAGTCCATCGACATCGATGTGGCCGAGATGGACGTCGGTGACACCATCCACATCTCCGAGCTGAAACTGCCGAAGGGTGTGGAGAGCGTGGCCCTGATGCATGGCGATGACTACGACTACGCCGTGGTCAGTGTCCTGCTCCCGCGTGCCGCGAAGGCCGAAGAGGAAGACGGCGAGGAAGTCGAAGCCGCCGAGGCCGAGGGTGGCGAAGAGGCAGCCTCCGGCGACGAAGGCGAGTCCGAGGACAAGGAATAA
- the pth gene encoding aminoacyl-tRNA hydrolase produces the protein MAIRLIVGLGNPGPRYAETRHNAGFWFVDALARRYSTEFRSESRFDGEGARLTLPEGDCWLLKPMSFMNKSGLPVRKCADFYRIAPEEILVVHDELDLDPGVARLKMGGGHGGHNGLRDLHRHMGGPNYARLRLGIGHPGHRDDVVPFVLDRPGRDDARAIEDAIDAALDQVPALIAGRWDEAVRNLHGGGSKAAHATSEETR, from the coding sequence ATGGCGATTCGCCTGATCGTCGGGCTGGGCAATCCGGGCCCGCGTTATGCCGAGACCCGGCATAACGCGGGCTTCTGGTTTGTGGATGCCCTGGCTCGGCGCTATTCCACCGAGTTCCGTAGCGAGAGCCGCTTCGATGGCGAAGGGGCGCGGCTGACCCTGCCCGAGGGCGACTGCTGGCTGCTCAAGCCCATGAGCTTCATGAACAAGAGTGGTCTCCCGGTGCGCAAGTGCGCGGATTTCTATCGTATTGCGCCGGAAGAGATTCTCGTGGTGCATGACGAGCTCGACCTGGACCCCGGTGTCGCGCGCCTGAAGATGGGCGGCGGGCATGGCGGTCACAATGGTCTGCGCGACCTGCATCGCCATATGGGCGGGCCAAACTATGCGCGTCTGCGTCTGGGTATCGGTCACCCCGGGCACCGCGACGACGTCGTCCCGTTCGTGCTGGACCGTCCCGGTCGGGACGATGCGCGTGCGATCGAGGATGCCATCGATGCCGCGCTGGACCAGGTGCCGGCGCTGATTGCCGGGCGCTGGGACGAGGCTGTACGCAATCTGCATGGCGGCGGGTCGAAGGCGGCCCACGCAACATCCGAGGAAACCCGATGA
- the ychF gene encoding redox-regulated ATPase YchF produces MSLKCGIVGLPNVGKSTLFNALTRAEIAAENYPFCTIDPNVGVVEVPDPRLARLTEIVKPERTLATTVEFVDIAGLVAGAAQGEGLGNQFLAHIRETDAIAQVVRCFEDDDIVHVAGKVDPLADIETISTELMLADLETANKALTRLARAAKSQDKTAIAQLKAAEKVAAGLDQGVPARAQDLDEDERRLLYDLHLLTIKPLMYIANVDEASLAGGNAMVEAVQAKAAEEGAEVVSVCAAIEAEIAVLDPEERVEFLADLGLEEPGLDRVIRTAYRLLDLQTFFTAGEKEVRAWTVRRGSTAPQAAGVIHTDFERGFIRAEVVGYDDFVANNGEQGAKDAGKWRLEGKEYLMHEGDVVHFRFNV; encoded by the coding sequence ATGAGCCTGAAGTGCGGGATCGTCGGCCTGCCGAATGTCGGCAAGTCGACCCTGTTCAATGCCCTGACCCGCGCAGAGATCGCCGCGGAGAACTACCCGTTCTGCACCATCGACCCGAACGTGGGAGTGGTGGAGGTGCCGGATCCGCGCCTGGCGCGACTCACCGAGATCGTGAAGCCCGAGCGTACGCTGGCCACGACGGTGGAGTTCGTCGACATCGCCGGTCTGGTGGCCGGTGCCGCGCAGGGCGAGGGGCTGGGTAACCAGTTCCTGGCCCATATCCGCGAGACGGATGCGATCGCCCAGGTGGTGCGCTGTTTCGAGGACGACGACATCGTGCATGTGGCCGGCAAGGTCGATCCGCTGGCCGATATCGAGACCATCAGCACCGAGTTGATGCTGGCGGACCTCGAAACCGCCAACAAGGCGCTGACCCGCCTGGCGCGCGCGGCGAAGTCGCAGGACAAGACGGCCATCGCGCAGCTGAAGGCAGCCGAGAAGGTCGCGGCCGGCCTGGATCAGGGGGTCCCGGCGCGGGCCCAGGATCTGGACGAGGACGAGCGGCGCCTGCTCTATGATCTGCACCTGCTGACGATCAAGCCGTTAATGTATATCGCCAACGTCGACGAGGCTTCGCTGGCCGGCGGCAACGCGATGGTCGAGGCGGTGCAGGCCAAGGCGGCCGAGGAGGGCGCCGAGGTGGTCAGCGTCTGTGCAGCCATCGAGGCGGAGATCGCCGTGCTGGACCCAGAGGAACGGGTCGAATTCCTGGCCGATCTGGGGCTTGAGGAGCCAGGATTGGATCGGGTAATCCGTACCGCTTACCGGCTGCTGGACCTGCAGACCTTCTTTACCGCCGGCGAGAAAGAGGTCCGCGCCTGGACCGTACGTCGGGGTTCCACCGCGCCGCAGGCCGCGGGCGTCATCCACACCGATTTCGAGCGCGGCTTCATCCGAGCCGAAGTGGTGGGCTATGACGACTTCGTCGCGAACAATGGCGAGCAGGGTGCGAAGGACGCCGGGAAATGGCGCCTGGAGGGTAAGGAATACCTAATGCACGAAGGTGACGTGGTACATTTCCGCTTCAATGTCTGA
- the grxD gene encoding Grx4 family monothiol glutaredoxin → MDVMDRIRQQVEDNPVVIFMKGTPQFPMCGFSSRAVEALKRCEQEFAYVNVIADQEVMQNLPRFADWPTFPQVYVDGELIGGCDITLEMFESGELKKAVDEAHAKRAAS, encoded by the coding sequence ATGGACGTAATGGACCGCATCCGCCAGCAGGTGGAAGACAATCCGGTGGTGATCTTCATGAAGGGCACGCCGCAGTTCCCGATGTGCGGGTTCTCCAGCCGCGCGGTCGAAGCGCTCAAGCGCTGCGAGCAGGAGTTTGCCTACGTGAACGTGATCGCGGATCAGGAAGTCATGCAGAACCTGCCGCGCTTCGCCGACTGGCCGACTTTCCCGCAGGTCTATGTGGATGGCGAACTGATCGGTGGCTGCGACATCACCCTCGAGATGTTCGAAAGCGGCGAACTGAAAAAGGCGGTCGACGAGGCCCACGCCAAGCGCGCCGCGAGTTAA
- the rnt gene encoding ribonuclease T, with product MAEPVQLDPQHRPMANRFRGFLPVVVDVETGGFDCRRHALLQVAAVFLRRDENDHLVRDRTVSLHVRPYEGSEMDPKSLEVNGIDPYHPLRAAYPEDQAMGRLFSEVRREVKINHCKRAILVGHNAHFDLGFVHTAAERCGIKRNPFHPFSSLDTVSLAALAFGQTVLARAADAAGLGWDAEAAHSAAFDAEKTADIFCQIANRWQDGVGVPQNALRLPDPEELPPGS from the coding sequence ATGGCCGAACCCGTCCAGCTGGACCCGCAGCACCGCCCCATGGCAAACCGATTTCGCGGCTTTCTGCCCGTCGTCGTGGATGTCGAGACCGGGGGCTTCGATTGCCGCCGCCACGCCCTGTTGCAGGTGGCGGCCGTATTCCTGCGCCGCGACGAAAACGACCACCTGGTGCGCGACCGCACCGTCAGCCTGCATGTGCGTCCCTATGAAGGGTCGGAGATGGATCCGAAGTCGCTGGAGGTGAACGGGATCGACCCCTACCACCCGCTGCGCGCGGCCTACCCCGAAGATCAGGCCATGGGCCGGCTGTTCAGCGAGGTCCGGCGGGAGGTAAAGATCAACCACTGCAAGCGGGCGATCCTGGTCGGGCACAATGCCCACTTCGATCTCGGCTTCGTGCATACCGCCGCCGAGCGCTGCGGGATCAAGCGCAACCCGTTCCACCCATTTTCCAGCCTGGACACCGTGTCCCTGGCCGCATTGGCGTTCGGCCAGACGGTCCTGGCACGGGCGGCCGATGCCGCAGGGCTCGGATGGGATGCGGAGGCCGCCCACAGCGCGGCCTTCGATGCGGAAAAGACGGCGGACATCTTCTGCCAGATCGCGAACCGCTGGCAGGACGGGGTCGGAGTGCCGCAGAACGCCCTGCGCCTGCCCGACCCGGAAGAGCTGCCGCCGGGGAGCTGA
- the aceE gene encoding pyruvate dehydrogenase (acetyl-transferring), homodimeric type, whose translation MDPNATEHDIDPQETQEWIDALASVLETDGPERAHALLERLVDKARRSGAYLPYSANTAYVNTIPTHLEPEYPGDGAVEHRIRSYIRWNAMAMVVKANRVSAELGGHIATFASAATLYDVGFNHFWHAPSHDHGGDLLFAQGHSSPGIYARAFMEGRLTEEQLDHFRREVDGKGLSSYPHPWLMPDFWQFPTVSMGLGPIMSIYQARFMRYLQDRGLAQTENRRVWSFVGDGEVDEPETLGAITLASREKLDNLTWVVNCNLQRLDGPVRGNGKIVQELEAIFRGAGWNVVKVLWGRYWDPLLAKDTDGLLQKRMMEAVDGDYQNYKSRDGAYVREHFFGKYPELKRMVANMSDEDIWRLNRGGHDPVKVYAAYKAAAEHKGQPTVILAHTVKGYGMGSAGEAQNRTHSQKKMDADDMKQFRDRFNIPLSDEQVEKAEYIKPDPDSEEMKYMHERRKDLGGYLPVRRPLATPLEIPGLDAFNGLLEASGEREMSTTMAFVRLLTLLARDKKIGKNIVPIVPDEARTFGMEGLFRQLGIYSSVGQLYEPQDKDQVMYYKEDKKGQILEEGINEAGSMSSWIAAATSYSTHGVAMVPFYIFYSMFGFQRIGDLIWAAGDMRARGFLMGATAGRTTLAGEGLQHDDGHSLMMAANVPNCIAYDPTFAYELAVIVQDGMRRMYAEQQSVFYYITVMNENYPQPAMPKGAEEGIRRGLYRLQAGGRKKKKVRLLGSGTILREAMAAAELLDQDFGVAAEVWSATSFNELARDGRDAERHARLHPEAKPRTSWVEECLGGSDAPVVAATDYVQAYADQIRAFVPADYRVLGTDGFGRSDTRAALRRHFEVDRYHIAVTALKALADAGTVEVKTVADAIKMYKIDVERPNPLQA comes from the coding sequence ATGGACCCGAACGCGACCGAACACGATATCGACCCGCAGGAGACCCAGGAGTGGATTGACGCCCTGGCCTCCGTGCTGGAGACCGACGGCCCCGAACGGGCGCACGCCCTGCTGGAACGTCTGGTCGACAAGGCGCGCCGCAGCGGGGCCTACCTCCCGTATTCGGCCAATACCGCCTACGTGAACACCATCCCCACGCACCTGGAGCCCGAGTATCCGGGCGACGGCGCGGTGGAGCACCGCATCCGTTCCTATATCCGCTGGAACGCGATGGCGATGGTGGTCAAGGCCAACCGCGTCTCGGCCGAGCTGGGCGGGCATATCGCGACCTTTGCATCCGCCGCGACGCTCTATGACGTCGGCTTCAACCACTTCTGGCATGCCCCGTCGCACGATCATGGTGGCGACCTGCTGTTTGCCCAGGGGCACTCCTCGCCGGGGATCTACGCCCGCGCGTTCATGGAAGGTCGCCTGACCGAGGAGCAGCTGGACCACTTCCGCCGCGAGGTGGATGGCAAGGGGCTTTCGTCCTATCCGCACCCGTGGCTGATGCCGGACTTCTGGCAGTTCCCGACCGTGTCCATGGGCCTGGGCCCGATCATGAGCATCTACCAGGCGCGCTTCATGCGCTATCTGCAGGATCGCGGCCTGGCGCAGACCGAGAACCGTCGCGTCTGGAGCTTTGTCGGCGACGGCGAGGTGGACGAGCCGGAGACCCTGGGCGCGATCACGCTGGCCTCGCGCGAGAAGCTGGACAACCTGACCTGGGTGGTGAACTGCAACCTGCAGCGTCTGGACGGTCCGGTGCGCGGCAACGGCAAGATCGTCCAGGAGCTGGAGGCGATCTTCCGCGGCGCCGGCTGGAACGTGGTCAAGGTGCTGTGGGGGCGCTACTGGGACCCGCTGCTGGCCAAGGACACCGACGGGCTGCTGCAGAAACGCATGATGGAGGCGGTCGACGGCGACTACCAGAACTACAAGTCGCGCGACGGCGCCTACGTGCGCGAGCACTTCTTCGGCAAGTACCCCGAGCTCAAGCGCATGGTGGCCAACATGTCCGACGAGGACATCTGGCGCCTCAACCGCGGCGGCCATGATCCGGTCAAGGTCTATGCGGCCTACAAGGCGGCGGCCGAGCACAAGGGCCAGCCGACCGTGATCCTCGCGCACACCGTGAAGGGCTACGGCATGGGATCGGCGGGCGAGGCGCAGAACCGCACCCACAGCCAGAAGAAGATGGACGCGGACGACATGAAGCAGTTCCGCGACCGCTTCAACATCCCGCTCTCCGACGAGCAGGTGGAGAAGGCCGAGTACATCAAGCCGGACCCCGACTCCGAAGAAATGAAGTACATGCACGAGCGGCGCAAGGACCTCGGTGGCTACCTGCCGGTGCGTCGCCCGCTGGCCACCCCGCTGGAGATCCCGGGGCTGGACGCCTTCAACGGTCTGCTGGAGGCCTCCGGCGAGCGCGAGATGTCCACCACCATGGCCTTCGTGCGCCTGCTGACCCTGCTCGCGCGCGACAAGAAGATCGGCAAGAACATCGTCCCGATCGTGCCCGACGAGGCGCGTACCTTCGGCATGGAAGGGCTGTTCCGCCAGCTGGGGATCTACTCCTCGGTCGGCCAGCTCTACGAGCCGCAGGACAAGGACCAGGTGATGTATTACAAGGAGGACAAGAAGGGCCAGATCCTGGAAGAGGGGATCAACGAGGCCGGCTCCATGTCCTCCTGGATCGCGGCGGCCACGTCCTATTCCACGCATGGCGTGGCGATGGTGCCGTTCTACATCTTCTATTCGATGTTCGGCTTCCAGCGTATCGGCGACCTGATCTGGGCCGCCGGCGACATGCGTGCCCGCGGCTTCCTGATGGGGGCGACGGCCGGGCGTACCACGCTGGCCGGCGAGGGCCTGCAGCACGACGACGGCCACAGCCTGATGATGGCCGCCAACGTGCCCAACTGCATCGCCTACGACCCGACCTTCGCCTATGAGCTGGCGGTGATCGTGCAGGACGGCATGCGCCGTATGTACGCGGAGCAGCAAAGCGTCTTCTACTACATCACCGTGATGAACGAGAACTACCCGCAGCCGGCCATGCCGAAGGGCGCCGAGGAAGGCATCCGTCGCGGGCTGTACCGTCTGCAGGCCGGCGGCCGCAAGAAAAAGAAGGTGCGCCTGCTGGGTTCCGGCACCATCCTGCGCGAGGCCATGGCCGCCGCCGAACTGCTGGACCAGGACTTCGGCGTGGCCGCCGAGGTCTGGAGCGCGACCAGCTTCAACGAACTGGCACGCGACGGCCGTGATGCCGAGCGCCATGCGCGCCTGCATCCGGAGGCCAAGCCACGCACGTCCTGGGTGGAGGAATGCCTGGGCGGTTCGGATGCGCCGGTGGTCGCCGCGACTGACTATGTGCAGGCCTATGCCGACCAGATCCGTGCCTTTGTGCCGGCCGACTACCGCGTGCTGGGCACTGACGGCTTCGGCCGCTCGGATACCCGTGCCGCGCTGCGCCGCCACTTCGAGGTGGATCGCTACCACATCGCGGTCACGGCCCTGAAGGCCCTGGCCGATGCCGGGACCGTCGAGGTCAAGACCGTGGCCGACGCGATCAAGATGTACAAGATCGACGTCGAACGGCCCAACCCGTTGCAGGCCTGA
- the aceF gene encoding dihydrolipoyllysine-residue acetyltransferase, which translates to MPGPSRSRPWPTRSRCTRSTSNGPTRCRPEAAGPEAGADMSNTTTVHVPDIGDFKDVEIIEVIVSPGDTVSPEDPLITLESDKASIEIPAPQGGTVKTLKVKAGDRVNEGDPILELEPSDEGAAEEASGKEEAPKEEAPAEPAPEAEEQKPSEAPKAADRADPRPSPTEHIRDESAFRKAHASPVVRKFARELGVDLAKVEGSGRKGRILREDVQGFVKRALSQGAGGGLGVEPMPEIDFSEFGPVETQPLSKINKLTGKNLHRNWVTVPHVTQFDEADITELEDFRKSLKAEYEKKGVKVTFLPFLMKAVVSALKQYPRFNASLDATGENLIIKQYYNLGIAVDTPDGLVVPVVRDVDRKSLVDIASELMDLSQRARDKKLKPADMQGGCLTISSLGGIGGTQFTPIVNAPEVAILGVSRSSMKPVWNGQEFEPRLILPLALSYDHRVIDGALGARFATTLSALLSDMRRMLL; encoded by the coding sequence ATGCCGGGACCGTCGAGGTCAAGACCGTGGCCGACGCGATCAAGATGTACAAGATCGACGTCGAACGGCCCAACCCGTTGCAGGCCTGAGGCCGCCGGACCCGAGGCAGGAGCAGACATGAGCAACACGACTACTGTGCACGTCCCGGATATCGGCGACTTCAAGGACGTCGAGATCATCGAGGTCATCGTCAGCCCGGGGGACACCGTTTCCCCCGAGGACCCGCTGATCACGCTGGAATCCGACAAGGCCTCCATCGAGATCCCCGCCCCGCAGGGTGGCACGGTGAAGACGCTGAAGGTGAAGGCTGGCGACCGCGTTAACGAGGGCGACCCGATCCTGGAACTGGAGCCCTCCGACGAGGGCGCCGCCGAGGAGGCCTCCGGCAAGGAGGAAGCGCCGAAGGAGGAAGCGCCGGCCGAACCGGCCCCCGAGGCCGAGGAGCAGAAACCGTCCGAGGCGCCGAAAGCCGCCGACCGGGCCGACCCGCGGCCGTCGCCCACCGAGCACATCCGTGACGAGTCGGCCTTCCGCAAGGCGCATGCCTCGCCGGTGGTGCGCAAGTTCGCGCGCGAGCTGGGCGTGGACCTGGCCAAGGTCGAGGGTTCCGGACGCAAGGGGCGCATCCTGCGCGAGGACGTGCAGGGCTTCGTCAAGCGTGCGTTGAGCCAGGGCGCCGGCGGTGGCCTGGGCGTGGAGCCGATGCCGGAGATCGACTTCTCCGAGTTCGGCCCGGTCGAGACCCAGCCGTTGTCGAAGATTAACAAGCTCACCGGCAAGAACCTGCACCGCAACTGGGTCACTGTCCCGCACGTGACGCAGTTCGACGAGGCTGACATCACCGAACTCGAGGATTTCCGCAAGTCGCTGAAGGCCGAGTACGAGAAGAAGGGCGTGAAGGTCACCTTCCTGCCGTTCCTGATGAAGGCCGTGGTCTCCGCGCTCAAGCAGTATCCGCGCTTCAACGCCTCGCTGGATGCCACCGGCGAGAACCTGATCATCAAGCAGTACTACAACCTCGGCATCGCCGTGGATACGCCGGACGGTCTGGTCGTCCCGGTGGTGCGCGACGTCGACCGCAAGAGCCTGGTGGACATCGCCTCCGAGCTGATGGACCTGTCCCAGCGCGCCCGCGACAAGAAGCTCAAGCCCGCGGACATGCAGGGCGGCTGCCTGACCATCTCCAGCCTCGGCGGGATCGGTGGCACCCAGTTCACCCCGATCGTGAACGCCCCCGAGGTCGCGATCCTCGGCGTGTCGCGCTCCAGCATGAAGCCGGTCTGGAATGGCCAGGAGTTCGAGCCGCGCCTGATCCTGCCGCTGGCGCTGTCGTACGATCACCGGGTGATTGACGGTGCCCTGGGCGCCCGCTTCGCCACCACGCTGAGCGCATTGCTGTCCGACATGCGCCGCATGCTTTTGTAA
- the lpdA gene encoding dihydrolipoyl dehydrogenase, with protein MSQTKTIEVPDIGDFKDVEIIEVLVQPGSEIAPEDPLITLESDKATIDVPAPEAGTVKKLHVKVGDKVSKGSKLLDLEASGEAAGGEDAPASGGEKAESAKAESGAASESKKAAAPKAAADPNTDSQCQVLVLGSGPGGYTAAFRAADLGLDVVMVERYPQIGGVCLNVGCIPSKALLHAGEVLHEAERFAALGIKFGEPEIDLDGLRGYKGNAVKKLTGGLKQLCKQRKVRVVQGAGEFVGANSIAVEGDGGREVIGFEHAIIAVGSQAIKLPGFPWDDERVMDSTDALDLAEIPERMLVVGGGIIGLEMACVYEALGTKVTVVELSDTLMPGADRDIVRPFEKRAKKRFENIFLKSKVTEAKATKAGIVCQFEGEAKGLPEDDTFDRVLVAVGRSPNGAKINAEAAGVQVSERGFIEVDSQQRTNVEHIFAIGDVVGQPMLAHKATHEGKVAAEVIAGHKVHFDARAIPSVAYTHPEVAWMGVTEEQAKADGIEYTKGVFPWAASGRAIALGAEDGMTKLLFDADGRVIGAGIVGPSAGDLIGEAMLALEMGAEMEDIGLTVHPHPTLSETVAFAAEVAHGSITDILPPKKR; from the coding sequence ATGAGCCAGACGAAGACCATCGAGGTCCCGGATATCGGGGATTTCAAGGACGTCGAGATCATCGAGGTCCTGGTACAGCCGGGCAGCGAGATCGCGCCGGAAGACCCGCTGATTACGCTGGAGTCGGACAAGGCGACCATCGACGTGCCTGCCCCCGAGGCCGGCACGGTGAAGAAGCTGCATGTGAAGGTCGGAGACAAGGTGTCCAAGGGCAGCAAGCTCCTGGATCTCGAGGCCAGTGGTGAGGCCGCGGGCGGCGAGGATGCGCCGGCGTCCGGCGGCGAAAAGGCCGAATCCGCGAAGGCGGAGTCCGGCGCCGCGAGTGAGTCGAAAAAGGCGGCGGCCCCCAAGGCGGCCGCCGACCCGAACACCGACAGCCAGTGCCAGGTGCTGGTGTTGGGCTCCGGCCCCGGCGGTTACACCGCCGCCTTTCGCGCGGCGGACCTTGGGCTGGACGTGGTGATGGTCGAGCGCTACCCGCAGATCGGTGGGGTCTGCCTGAACGTTGGCTGTATCCCGTCCAAGGCGCTGCTGCACGCTGGCGAGGTGCTGCACGAGGCCGAGCGTTTCGCCGCGCTGGGCATCAAGTTCGGCGAGCCGGAGATCGACCTGGACGGGCTGCGCGGCTACAAGGGCAACGCGGTCAAGAAGCTGACCGGCGGGCTCAAGCAGCTGTGCAAGCAGCGCAAGGTGCGCGTGGTACAGGGCGCGGGCGAGTTTGTCGGTGCCAACAGCATCGCGGTCGAGGGCGATGGCGGCCGCGAGGTGATCGGCTTCGAGCACGCGATCATCGCGGTCGGTTCACAGGCGATCAAGCTGCCCGGCTTCCCCTGGGACGACGAGCGGGTGATGGACTCCACCGATGCCCTGGATCTCGCGGAGATCCCGGAACGCATGCTGGTGGTCGGCGGCGGCATCATCGGCCTGGAGATGGCCTGCGTGTACGAGGCGCTGGGCACCAAGGTGACTGTGGTCGAGCTGTCCGACACTCTGATGCCGGGCGCGGACCGCGACATCGTGCGCCCGTTCGAGAAGCGCGCGAAGAAGCGCTTCGAGAACATCTTTCTCAAGAGCAAGGTGACCGAGGCCAAGGCCACCAAGGCCGGGATCGTCTGCCAGTTCGAGGGCGAGGCCAAGGGCCTGCCGGAAGATGATACTTTCGACCGCGTGCTGGTCGCCGTGGGGCGCAGCCCGAACGGCGCGAAGATCAACGCTGAGGCGGCGGGCGTGCAGGTGAGCGAGCGCGGCTTCATCGAGGTCGACAGCCAGCAGCGCACCAACGTCGAGCACATCTTCGCCATCGGCGACGTGGTCGGCCAGCCGATGCTGGCGCACAAGGCGACCCACGAGGGCAAGGTGGCGGCCGAGGTGATCGCCGGGCACAAGGTGCACTTCGACGCCCGCGCGATCCCGTCGGTGGCCTACACCCACCCGGAAGTCGCCTGGATGGGCGTGACCGAGGAGCAGGCCAAGGCCGACGGCATCGAGTACACCAAGGGTGTGTTCCCCTGGGCCGCCTCCGGCCGCGCGATCGCGCTGGGCGCCGAGGACGGCATGACCAAGCTGCTGTTCGATGCCGATGGGCGCGTGATCGGGGCCGGCATCGTGGGCCCGTCCGCCGGCGACCTGATCGGCGAGGCCATGCTGGCGCTGGAGATGGGCGCCGAGATGGAAGATATCGGCCTGACCGTGCATCCGCACCCGACCCTCAGCGAGACGGTGGCCTTCGCCGCCGAGGTCGCGCACGGCTCGATCACCGATATCCTGCCTCCAAAGAAGCGCTAG
- a CDS encoding OmpA family protein — protein sequence MSVLRHVLPLFVGGLWLTHGVAQAGVVPHRESLERSDWQVIELDDACRIEQGVRHGGTLRFETQPGLALRAFWHAPYAMPEGATARLRTGAPEWLGASPKSPLDLEMRAERPDRFRVPDAQVQALKARLLVGHDVRIDFPGAEDAVHFRGIRFAQRAEAFEACYTGAEGPDVGALDRWSVYFATGSRELDSRGRETVARAAETLRTVERPRVRLVGLTDAEGPRELNERLSRQRAEAVRAALVEAGVPGDGLTVEAGGVDPEADGEREGSRRVDIWWLGGADAAAGPSSVAETATETEPQAVPESAPGVPGSAGW from the coding sequence ATGTCCGTGCTGCGCCATGTTCTTCCCCTGTTCGTCGGGGGGCTGTGGCTGACGCACGGAGTGGCCCAGGCGGGGGTGGTCCCCCACCGGGAATCGCTGGAGCGCAGCGACTGGCAGGTAATCGAGCTGGACGATGCCTGCCGCATCGAGCAGGGCGTTCGTCACGGCGGTACGCTGCGCTTCGAGACTCAGCCAGGCCTGGCCCTTCGCGCCTTCTGGCATGCACCCTACGCAATGCCCGAGGGCGCCACGGCGCGATTGCGCACCGGTGCCCCGGAGTGGCTGGGGGCGAGTCCGAAGTCGCCCCTGGATCTCGAAATGCGCGCCGAAAGGCCGGATCGCTTCCGGGTTCCGGACGCACAGGTTCAGGCGCTCAAGGCCCGCCTTCTGGTGGGCCACGACGTGCGGATCGATTTCCCCGGTGCCGAGGACGCGGTGCATTTTCGCGGCATCCGTTTTGCCCAGCGCGCCGAGGCCTTCGAGGCCTGCTACACCGGGGCAGAAGGGCCGGATGTCGGGGCGCTGGATCGCTGGTCGGTGTACTTCGCAACCGGGAGCCGCGAACTGGATTCCAGGGGGCGCGAGACCGTCGCCCGTGCGGCCGAGACCCTGCGCACCGTAGAACGCCCGCGGGTGCGCCTGGTCGGGCTGACCGACGCCGAGGGCCCGCGCGAGCTGAACGAGCGTCTGAGCCGCCAGCGCGCAGAGGCCGTACGCGCGGCGCTGGTGGAGGCGGGTGTGCCGGGTGATGGATTGACGGTCGAGGCCGGTGGCGTCGACCCGGAGGCGGACGGCGAGCGCGAGGGTTCGCGCCGGGTGGATATCTGGTGGCTGGGCGGGGCAGATGCCGCAGCCGGGCCATCTTCCGTTGCGGAAACCGCTACCGAGACCGAGCCGCAGGCGGTGCCGGAGTCGGCCCCCGGCGTGCCAGGCTCCGCGGGCTGGTAG